Proteins encoded in a region of the Rubrobacter aplysinae genome:
- a CDS encoding NADH-quinone oxidoreductase subunit J family protein — translation MIVAYIFLACMTLICALGVVLSRNIVHSALFMSGAFLGVAGFFVMLNAPALAAFQLLIYVGAVTVLMLFGIMFTQRPSARSFATILNRQVWAGLAVALGFGAVLSYFLTVQDWGSVSPGNGPRQMQTFGENLLGVGGGPQIFALLFQVAAVLLFVAIVAAIVISRRRDADQEEA, via the coding sequence TTGATCGTCGCGTACATCTTCCTCGCGTGTATGACCCTGATCTGCGCCCTCGGCGTGGTACTCAGCCGTAACATCGTGCACTCGGCGCTGTTCATGTCCGGGGCCTTTCTCGGGGTGGCGGGGTTCTTCGTGATGCTGAACGCCCCGGCGCTCGCGGCGTTTCAGCTCCTGATCTACGTCGGTGCGGTAACGGTCTTGATGCTTTTCGGCATCATGTTCACCCAGCGGCCTTCTGCCCGCTCGTTCGCTACGATCCTCAACCGTCAGGTGTGGGCCGGGCTCGCGGTCGCGCTCGGTTTTGGGGCCGTGCTCTCGTACTTCCTCACCGTGCAGGACTGGGGCAGCGTGAGCCCCGGAAACGGTCCCCGGCAGATGCAGACCTTCGGTGAAAACCTGCTCGGCGTCGGCGGTGGGCCCCAGATCTTCGCCTTGCTCTTCCAGGTCGCGGCGGTCCTGCTGTTCGTGGCGATAGTGGCGGCCATAGTGATTAGCCGCCGCCGCGACGCCGACCAGGAGGAGGCGTAG
- the nuoL gene encoding NADH-quinone oxidoreductase subunit L has translation MADSVGGQLIVAAIPALPILSFVILVFFGRYLKENAQYVSVFAVASALVFSVTVLASVAGWLPGVPAGPIDYAVPWIQLGDGGAFPMGVYVDPLAAVMLVVVCFVSLMVQLFSGGFMEGHPRFAWYYAVASIFTASMLGLVVSPNFIQLYLFWELVGATSYLIHGFFFERPAATYAALKAFIVNRVADTALFIGIIIFWRQAGTVSFTGISDAAQSGFIAPTLLTVALIMVLLGCTGKSAQFPLHVWLSNAMNGPTPLSALIHAAAMIVSGVYLIARTYDIFVQSPAAMLTVAYVGAISAFMAATMALVQKDIKQVIAYSTISQFGYIMLALGVGAYSAGVFHIFNHAFFKALLFLIAGGLGYMLASYKMADMGGLRRRMPVTFWVMVIAGLSLAGVFPFSGFWSKEAIVSETLAGGHYVLFALAVVTILLTAFYIFRAIFMTFGGEPKSEAARNAVDVPGVMAVPMIALAVLSIGSGWVGLPGADWFGGFVAPSEFASGALGLEPHPFNYIMAIVSTLVALAGIGLAYVLCVRKPAFAEAMARRLPRTYRFLENGWYFDTLYDVLFVRSAKRLARVAGSFDRRVIRGSVEGLSRGVGWTGERLRGMQGGAVQSYALFLLLGALAIGVVAGAQGVVLVAGLIAIFTVAVIAVGVRL, from the coding sequence ATGGCGGATAGCGTCGGGGGACAGCTAATAGTCGCCGCGATACCGGCCCTGCCGATACTCTCGTTCGTCATCCTGGTCTTTTTCGGGCGCTATCTCAAGGAGAACGCGCAGTACGTCTCGGTCTTCGCCGTGGCGAGCGCGCTGGTGTTCTCTGTAACGGTGCTGGCCTCCGTTGCGGGCTGGCTGCCGGGGGTGCCGGCGGGACCCATAGACTACGCGGTCCCCTGGATACAGCTCGGGGACGGTGGCGCTTTCCCGATGGGCGTGTACGTGGACCCGCTCGCCGCCGTGATGCTGGTGGTGGTGTGCTTCGTGAGCCTCATGGTGCAGCTATTCTCCGGCGGGTTCATGGAAGGGCACCCGCGCTTCGCCTGGTACTATGCCGTGGCGAGCATCTTTACCGCCTCGATGCTCGGGCTCGTCGTGTCGCCGAACTTCATTCAGCTGTATCTTTTCTGGGAGCTCGTCGGGGCCACTTCGTACCTGATCCACGGCTTCTTCTTCGAGCGGCCGGCGGCGACCTACGCGGCGCTAAAGGCGTTCATCGTGAACCGGGTGGCCGACACGGCGCTGTTCATCGGGATCATCATCTTCTGGCGGCAGGCGGGGACCGTCTCGTTTACGGGCATCTCCGACGCGGCGCAGTCCGGGTTCATAGCCCCGACGCTGTTGACGGTGGCGCTAATAATGGTGCTGCTCGGATGTACCGGCAAGAGCGCGCAGTTCCCGCTACACGTGTGGCTCTCGAACGCCATGAATGGCCCGACGCCCCTTTCGGCCCTGATCCATGCCGCGGCCATGATCGTCTCCGGCGTGTACCTGATAGCCCGGACCTACGATATCTTCGTGCAGAGCCCGGCGGCCATGCTGACCGTCGCCTACGTCGGGGCCATATCCGCTTTCATGGCGGCGACGATGGCGCTGGTGCAGAAGGATATAAAGCAGGTCATCGCGTACTCCACTATCTCGCAGTTCGGCTACATCATGCTCGCGCTCGGGGTCGGGGCGTACTCCGCCGGGGTCTTCCACATCTTCAACCACGCGTTCTTCAAAGCGCTTTTGTTCCTCATAGCGGGCGGACTCGGGTACATGCTCGCCAGCTACAAGATGGCCGACATGGGCGGCCTACGGCGCCGGATGCCGGTCACCTTCTGGGTGATGGTCATAGCCGGACTCTCGCTGGCCGGGGTGTTCCCGTTCTCCGGGTTCTGGAGCAAGGAGGCGATAGTCTCGGAGACGCTGGCGGGCGGGCATTACGTGCTGTTCGCCCTCGCGGTGGTGACCATCCTGCTCACGGCGTTCTACATATTCCGGGCGATCTTCATGACCTTTGGCGGCGAGCCGAAGTCCGAGGCCGCGCGGAACGCGGTGGACGTGCCGGGGGTCATGGCGGTGCCCATGATCGCGCTCGCCGTGCTCTCTATCGGGAGCGGCTGGGTCGGTCTGCCGGGGGCCGACTGGTTCGGGGGCTTCGTGGCGCCGAGTGAGTTCGCCAGCGGGGCGCTCGGGCTCGAACCTCACCCGTTCAACTACATAATGGCTATCGTCTCCACCCTCGTGGCGCTGGCCGGCATAGGGCTCGCTTACGTGCTATGCGTGAGGAAGCCCGCTTTCGCGGAGGCGATGGCGAGGCGGCTGCCGAGGACGTACCGCTTTCTGGAGAACGGCTGGTACTTCGACACGCTGTACGACGTGCTCTTCGTGCGGAGCGCGAAGCGGCTGGCGCGCGTGGCGGGCTCGTTCGACCGGCGCGTAATCCGGGGCTCCGTCGAGGGCTTGAGCCGTGGTGTGGGCTGGACCGGCGAGAGGCTGCGGGGGATGCAGGGGGGCGCGGTGCAGAGCTACGCGCTGTTCCTGCTGCTCGGCGCTCTGGCCATCGGGGTAGTCGCCGGGGCGCAGGGCGTGGTGCTGGTGGCGGGTCTGATAGCCATCTTCACCGTCGCCGTCATAGCGGTGGGGGTCAGGCTGTGA
- a CDS encoding NADH-quinone oxidoreductase subunit B yields the protein MQSFSEPNIITTSTDRVFNWARKNSLWPLQFGLACCAIEMMSTGMGHNDLERFGSSPFMSSPRQADVMIVSGTVSTKMAERMTRLYEQMPEPKWVIAMGACAISGGPFLDGYSVLMGADRVIPVDVYVPGCPPRPEALIYGILTLQKKVERDSQVRYDKPRPALVDDEGEIQEYLPEREYANISEGKADRPAGIKEMPRTYVFERKGMPPGPQTDVGWIPPETKKKLKAEEKARKEAEKAKSEEAGKAENTEPQSATATAEKKSEGKENEESGSQKNDGAENGEKRGGE from the coding sequence ATGCAGAGCTTCAGCGAGCCCAACATAATAACCACGAGCACGGATCGGGTGTTCAACTGGGCCCGCAAGAACTCTTTGTGGCCCTTGCAGTTCGGGCTGGCGTGCTGCGCCATAGAGATGATGAGCACGGGCATGGGGCACAACGATCTCGAGAGGTTCGGGAGCAGCCCGTTCATGAGCTCCCCGAGACAGGCCGACGTGATGATCGTCAGCGGCACCGTATCGACCAAGATGGCCGAGCGCATGACCCGGCTGTACGAGCAGATGCCAGAGCCCAAGTGGGTGATAGCGATGGGGGCCTGCGCCATCTCGGGTGGTCCGTTCCTCGACGGATACTCGGTGCTCATGGGGGCGGACCGGGTGATTCCGGTCGACGTGTACGTCCCCGGGTGTCCGCCGAGGCCCGAGGCCCTGATCTACGGTATCCTCACGCTACAAAAGAAGGTAGAGCGGGACTCACAGGTGCGCTACGACAAGCCCCGCCCGGCGCTCGTGGACGACGAGGGTGAGATCCAGGAGTACCTGCCCGAGCGCGAGTACGCGAACATCAGCGAGGGCAAGGCCGACCGCCCGGCGGGCATAAAAGAGATGCCCCGCACCTACGTGTTCGAGCGCAAGGGCATGCCGCCCGGCCCGCAGACGGATGTGGGCTGGATCCCGCCCGAGACCAAGAAGAAGCTCAAGGCCGAGGAGAAGGCCCGCAAGGAGGCCGAGAAGGCGAAGTCGGAAGAGGCCGGGAAGGCCGAGAACACCGAGCCGCAGTCCGCCACCGCGACCGCCGAGAAAAAGTCTGAGGGCAAAGAGAACGAAGAGAGCGGCTCTCAGAAGAACGATGGCGCGGAAAACGGAGAGAAGAGGGGCGGCGAGTAG
- a CDS encoding NADH-quinone oxidoreductase subunit A, producing the protein MAYGAVYAYLGISLLLIAGFVAVVMVLARLLSPSRQGSVDKRATYETSEKTVTDPWRPFPVRYYVFALTFLIFDVEALFLFPWAVVYGDLGLYGFVQMTIFVGILTVGLIYEWKKGALKWV; encoded by the coding sequence ATGGCTTACGGGGCCGTGTATGCTTATCTCGGTATATCTCTCCTGCTCATAGCGGGTTTCGTGGCCGTGGTAATGGTACTGGCTCGGTTGCTCTCTCCCAGCAGACAGGGCTCCGTAGACAAGCGGGCCACCTACGAGACCTCCGAGAAGACGGTGACGGACCCCTGGAGGCCGTTTCCGGTGCGGTACTACGTGTTTGCGTTGACGTTCCTCATCTTCGACGTCGAGGCGCTGTTTCTGTTTCCGTGGGCCGTGGTGTACGGCGACCTCGGGCTGTACGGCTTCGTGCAGATGACGATCTTCGTCGGGATACTTACGGTGGGGCTTATCTACGAGTGGAAGAAGGGGGCTCTAAAGTGGGTGTAA
- a CDS encoding NADH-quinone oxidoreductase subunit N, which translates to MSVSPAVFLGLLPELVAFGFTMLVLLVGAFAPSSKGLTAGLATLGAAATFVAAAALFVGGFSGSFFGGGYVVDNFALYFKLVVAGAALFAIIAASRWSARTDDEPEYLALILSVVVGALLLVSMRDLFGIFLALELATIPSYALVAFDRSRRESSEGAMKYLVTGVIASSVLLYGFVLIYGVAGSAALSEIGTAFSSGMTPVALLGLALAVSGFAFKISAVPFHFWTPDAYQGAPTSAAAFLSVAPKAATFAVLLRILLEGLPEATPTWTGIMVFLSIATMFVGNLFALQQRNVRRMLAYSSVAHSGYILAAFAALQGPALGTAVQAVLIYSAAYAVTNLGAFLVIDLVGEDAKSYNGLIKTRPGVAVAMGIFMASLLGFPPLAGFFGKLWVIIAGAQSGSVAVYVVVGAVVVNSVLSVPYYFGILRSMVFEEPATDPGESGGGDADDGAVRFSVYLLAAATVGFAVLIVPLTALVGASGLL; encoded by the coding sequence ATGAGCGTCTCGCCCGCGGTTTTCCTCGGGCTCCTGCCGGAGCTCGTGGCGTTCGGGTTTACGATGCTGGTATTGCTCGTGGGGGCTTTCGCGCCCTCCTCGAAGGGACTCACCGCCGGGCTGGCCACGCTCGGGGCGGCGGCTACGTTCGTGGCCGCGGCGGCGCTGTTCGTAGGCGGGTTCTCCGGCAGCTTCTTCGGCGGCGGCTACGTCGTGGACAACTTCGCGCTGTACTTCAAGCTGGTCGTCGCGGGCGCGGCGCTGTTCGCCATCATCGCGGCGTCGCGGTGGTCGGCCCGGACGGACGACGAGCCGGAGTATCTGGCACTAATACTCTCGGTCGTGGTCGGGGCGCTGCTGCTGGTCTCCATGAGGGACCTGTTCGGCATCTTCCTAGCGCTGGAGCTGGCGACTATTCCGTCCTACGCTCTGGTGGCCTTCGACCGTTCACGGCGCGAGAGCTCCGAGGGTGCGATGAAGTATCTCGTGACCGGCGTGATCGCCTCCTCGGTGCTGCTGTACGGGTTCGTCCTGATCTACGGCGTCGCGGGCTCCGCCGCGTTATCCGAGATCGGCACGGCGTTCTCCTCTGGTATGACCCCGGTTGCGCTCCTGGGGCTCGCGCTCGCGGTCAGCGGGTTCGCGTTCAAGATCTCGGCGGTGCCGTTCCACTTCTGGACGCCGGACGCCTACCAGGGCGCGCCGACCAGCGCGGCGGCATTCCTCTCGGTCGCGCCAAAGGCGGCGACCTTCGCGGTGCTACTCAGAATACTTCTCGAAGGTTTGCCCGAGGCCACGCCGACGTGGACCGGGATCATGGTCTTCCTCTCCATCGCCACGATGTTCGTCGGCAACCTCTTCGCCCTGCAGCAGCGAAACGTGAGAAGGATGCTCGCGTACAGCTCGGTCGCGCACTCGGGCTACATCCTGGCGGCTTTCGCCGCGCTCCAGGGTCCGGCGCTGGGGACGGCGGTGCAGGCGGTCCTGATCTACTCGGCGGCCTACGCGGTCACGAACCTCGGGGCGTTCCTGGTCATAGATCTCGTCGGCGAGGACGCAAAAAGCTACAACGGCCTCATAAAAACCCGGCCCGGTGTGGCGGTTGCGATGGGCATCTTCATGGCGTCTTTGCTCGGCTTTCCGCCGCTGGCCGGGTTCTTCGGCAAGCTGTGGGTGATCATCGCCGGCGCGCAGTCGGGATCGGTTGCGGTGTACGTCGTAGTCGGGGCGGTCGTGGTGAACAGCGTGCTCTCGGTGCCGTACTACTTCGGCATCCTCCGCAGCATGGTATTTGAGGAGCCGGCCACCGA
- the nuoK gene encoding NADH-quinone oxidoreductase subunit NuoK: MQGILESASGTLTAALPLQAYLVVGALMFAIGAWGALIRRNAVVVFMCVELMINGVSLTLVAFADYLPGANGAGASYAVLIIAIAAAEVAVGLAVVLAVFRARRTVDLDEANLMKW; the protein is encoded by the coding sequence GTGCAGGGGATTCTGGAGTCTGCGAGCGGGACGCTCACGGCGGCGCTGCCGCTACAGGCGTACCTGGTGGTCGGGGCGCTCATGTTCGCCATCGGGGCCTGGGGGGCGCTCATCCGGCGCAACGCCGTGGTGGTTTTCATGTGCGTGGAGTTGATGATCAACGGCGTAAGCCTTACCCTCGTGGCCTTTGCGGACTATCTGCCCGGCGCGAACGGGGCCGGGGCGAGCTACGCGGTCCTGATCATAGCCATCGCCGCAGCGGAGGTCGCGGTAGGGCTCGCGGTCGTGCTCGCCGTGTTCCGGGCGCGCCGCACGGTGGACCTGGACGAGGCGAACCTGATGAAATGGTAA
- a CDS encoding NADH-quinone oxidoreductase subunit D, which yields MLDKERIDHQLEPSLSGKTGRLSGPDVRDEFGLEALDMNMGPQHPAMHGLLRLILELDGETVVRCDPVMGYLHRCQEKIAENRMYPAVIPLTDRLDYLANIHNEHGYVLAVEDLLEAEIPPRAEAIRVLMSELMRLASHIPSIGFLMLELGAFTPILYAFRERERLQNIFEEITGVRMMYHYFRIGGVKADLPPGMPEKIWEFIEGLEERFQPDLVDLIQGNEIFIGRTRNVGKMTPEQALEMGLTGPPLRCTGVDFDVRRDYPYGWYDRVDFDVVTDEAGDVEASYRVRIAECMQSIRIIKQVLQMLPEGEVMADMGRRIRPAEGEGFGRVEGARGEFAVHIVSDGSDRPYRVHYRDPSFVNMQLLQEIVPGHYLPDIMPIMGLIDPVSGGWDK from the coding sequence ATGCTCGACAAGGAACGCATTGACCACCAGCTAGAGCCGAGCCTGAGCGGAAAGACCGGACGGCTCTCCGGTCCCGACGTGCGCGACGAGTTCGGGCTGGAGGCGCTGGACATGAACATGGGCCCCCAGCACCCCGCCATGCACGGCCTGCTGCGGCTGATACTCGAGCTCGACGGCGAGACCGTGGTGCGCTGCGATCCCGTAATGGGATACCTGCACCGCTGCCAGGAGAAGATCGCCGAGAACCGGATGTATCCGGCGGTCATCCCGCTGACGGATCGCCTCGACTACCTGGCGAACATCCACAACGAGCACGGGTACGTGCTGGCGGTAGAGGATCTGCTGGAGGCGGAGATACCGCCCCGCGCCGAGGCCATCCGGGTGCTGATGAGCGAGCTGATGCGGCTGGCGAGCCACATACCTTCGATAGGCTTTCTGATGCTGGAGCTCGGGGCGTTCACCCCGATCCTGTACGCCTTCCGCGAGCGGGAGCGGTTGCAGAACATCTTCGAGGAGATCACCGGCGTGCGCATGATGTACCACTACTTCCGCATCGGCGGCGTGAAGGCCGACCTGCCGCCCGGAATGCCGGAGAAGATCTGGGAGTTCATCGAGGGACTTGAGGAGCGTTTCCAGCCCGACCTCGTGGACCTCATACAGGGTAACGAGATCTTCATCGGCCGTACCAGAAACGTCGGTAAGATGACGCCGGAGCAGGCCCTTGAGATGGGCCTTACCGGGCCGCCCCTACGCTGCACCGGTGTGGACTTCGACGTGCGCCGCGACTATCCCTACGGCTGGTACGACCGGGTGGACTTCGACGTCGTCACGGACGAAGCCGGGGACGTGGAGGCCTCGTACCGGGTGCGCATCGCGGAGTGTATGCAGAGCATCAGGATCATCAAGCAGGTGCTCCAGATGCTGCCCGAGGGCGAGGTCATGGCCGACATGGGCCGCCGCATCCGGCCCGCAGAGGGTGAGGGCTTCGGCCGCGTCGAGGGCGCGCGCGGGGAGTTCGCGGTACACATAGTAAGCGACGGCTCGGACCGTCCCTACCGCGTCCACTACCGCGACCCGAGCTTCGTGAACATGCAGCTTCTGCAGGAGATAGTGCCCGGGCATTATCTGCCGGACATCATGCCGATCATGGGCCTGATAGACCCGGTAAGCGGCGGCTGGGACAAGTAG
- a CDS encoding complex I subunit 4 family protein, whose translation MITTITILLPLLGTLLMLGLPVTTRASSVRRAALGVAALPLALVVFIYFAYGPGLGAGVLSQDVTWIEALNVGYRVSLDGLGFGMFALSALLAIIAVAASWDVDRSLRQYFALLFVAEAGMLGVFAAQDLVLFYVFFELTLVPMYLMVGFWGDENRRPAATKFFTYTFLGSTVMLAGFLAFGILGGSFAMDALQGGGGLSRTAQIAVAAAVLLGLLVKVPAVPLHGWLLDVYVASPTSTNVMLSGVLPKLGTYGLIAIALPLLPQGVAPFLPYLAALGVINILYGAFVAFAQTDLKALIAYSSIGTLGFILLGVASTNALGLNGAVLQQVTHGIYSALLFILVGVIASRTGTRRISELGGLIGRMPWAGGLLALGALAAMGLPGLAVFVSEFMSIMGGYEAYPVQGALAALGILMSAVYMLYMLARVIFGPIQNPEYENIKDANRTEMSAIAPLAALVVVLGIFPGILIGVQQPAVQSVISAIGGS comes from the coding sequence GTGATCACGACGATAACCATCCTGCTCCCGCTACTCGGGACGCTTCTCATGCTCGGGCTCCCGGTGACGACGCGGGCGTCCTCCGTGCGCCGCGCCGCGCTGGGGGTGGCCGCGTTGCCGCTGGCGCTGGTGGTGTTCATCTACTTCGCCTACGGTCCGGGACTCGGCGCGGGCGTGCTATCGCAGGACGTTACCTGGATCGAGGCTCTAAACGTCGGATACCGGGTCTCGTTGGACGGGCTCGGGTTCGGGATGTTCGCCCTCTCCGCGCTGCTCGCGATCATCGCGGTGGCGGCCTCGTGGGACGTGGACCGGAGCCTCCGGCAGTACTTCGCACTGCTTTTCGTGGCGGAGGCCGGAATGCTCGGGGTTTTCGCCGCCCAGGACCTGGTGCTGTTCTACGTGTTCTTCGAGCTTACGCTGGTGCCGATGTACCTGATGGTCGGCTTCTGGGGCGACGAGAACCGGCGGCCCGCAGCCACGAAGTTCTTCACCTATACCTTCCTCGGGAGCACGGTGATGCTCGCCGGGTTCCTGGCTTTCGGCATCCTCGGCGGCAGCTTCGCGATGGACGCGCTGCAGGGCGGCGGCGGGCTCTCCCGCACCGCCCAGATAGCCGTCGCCGCGGCGGTGCTGCTCGGGCTGCTGGTGAAGGTCCCGGCGGTTCCGCTGCACGGCTGGCTGCTGGACGTATACGTCGCCAGCCCGACCTCGACGAACGTGATGCTCTCCGGGGTGCTACCGAAGCTCGGGACTTATGGCTTGATCGCGATAGCCCTGCCGCTGCTGCCGCAGGGGGTAGCGCCGTTCCTGCCGTATCTCGCCGCTCTCGGGGTTATAAACATCCTGTACGGGGCGTTCGTCGCCTTCGCCCAGACGGACCTCAAGGCCCTGATCGCGTACTCCTCCATCGGGACGCTCGGGTTTATCCTGCTCGGGGTGGCTTCGACGAACGCGCTCGGGCTGAACGGGGCGGTGTTGCAGCAGGTGACGCACGGCATCTACTCGGCGCTGCTGTTTATCCTGGTCGGCGTGATCGCCTCCCGCACCGGCACACGCCGGATCTCGGAGCTCGGCGGTCTTATAGGCCGGATGCCGTGGGCCGGGGGGCTGCTGGCGCTCGGGGCCCTGGCGGCGATGGGGCTGCCGGGGCTCGCGGTGTTCGTTAGCGAGTTCATGAGCATCATGGGCGGCTACGAGGCGTACCCGGTGCAGGGCGCGCTGGCGGCGCTCGGGATACTGATGTCCGCGGTGTACATGCTGTACATGCTGGCGCGCGTGATCTTCGGCCCGATACAGAACCCGGAGTACGAGAATATAAAGGACGCGAACCGGACGGAGATGTCCGCGATAGCGCCGCTCGCCGCGCTAGTGGTGGTGCTCGGCATATTCCCCGGGATACTGATCGGGGTGCAGCAACCGGCGGTGCAATCGGTAATATCCGCGATAGGAGGGAGCTAG
- a CDS encoding NuoI/complex I 23 kDa subunit family protein: protein MPQLGQGTLKGMGITIKHLFSKKITRQYPEYKRDLPERARGMLTVDMDRCIACLQCMRVCPDHCISIEQEKRDFDGSGKPKPYAIGFVIDDSRCMYCSLCVEVCPVNCIYHTEEFEVQAYNRLELARQFGERPVDPTIDPQPPTKKKPKKSAKDGAKGEKPKGKKAAEGDTEKSPEEKPGEDAA, encoded by the coding sequence TTGCCCCAGCTAGGACAGGGCACGCTGAAGGGTATGGGTATAACCATCAAGCACCTCTTCAGCAAGAAGATCACCCGCCAGTACCCGGAGTACAAGCGCGATCTGCCCGAACGTGCGCGTGGCATGCTCACCGTGGACATGGACCGCTGCATCGCGTGCCTGCAGTGCATGAGGGTCTGCCCGGACCACTGCATCTCCATCGAGCAGGAGAAACGCGACTTCGACGGCTCCGGCAAGCCCAAGCCCTACGCCATAGGCTTCGTCATAGACGACTCGCGCTGCATGTACTGCTCCCTGTGCGTCGAGGTCTGCCCGGTCAACTGCATCTACCACACCGAGGAGTTCGAGGTTCAGGCCTACAACCGCCTCGAGCTCGCCCGGCAGTTCGGCGAGCGCCCGGTGGACCCGACGATAGACCCGCAGCCGCCGACCAAGAAGAAGCCCAAGAAAAGCGCCAAGGATGGCGCGAAAGGCGAAAAGCCCAAGGGCAAAAAGGCCGCCGAGGGAGATACCGAGAAGAGCCCCGAGGAGAAGCCCGGCGAGGACGCGGCTTGA
- a CDS encoding NADH-quinone oxidoreductase subunit C translates to MAISLPEGDLDTRLERYLEGFRDRHELEEHDTKGNALKVVIPPESLQSVLATAKEDLGIIHLSFITVVDREGSFEFTYELLDLRGGRVMIKTAIEGEEPVIGTATAVYPTANWHEREAYDMFGVAFAGHPDLRRPYMWQDNFDHHPLVKSFEISTRRTFEGLR, encoded by the coding sequence ATGGCGATAAGCCTGCCCGAGGGGGATCTCGACACCCGACTGGAGCGCTACCTGGAAGGCTTCAGGGATCGGCACGAGTTGGAAGAGCACGACACGAAGGGCAACGCCCTGAAGGTCGTGATACCTCCCGAGAGCCTGCAGTCCGTGCTCGCCACCGCGAAGGAGGATCTCGGCATAATCCACCTTTCGTTCATCACCGTGGTTGACCGCGAAGGCTCGTTCGAGTTTACCTACGAGCTACTGGACCTGCGTGGCGGGCGCGTGATGATCAAGACCGCCATCGAGGGCGAGGAGCCTGTGATCGGGACCGCCACCGCCGTGTACCCGACGGCCAACTGGCACGAGCGGGAGGCCTACGACATGTTCGGCGTGGCATTCGCCGGGCACCCCGATCTGCGCCGGCCGTACATGTGGCAGGACAACTTCGACCACCACCCGCTCGTAAAGAGCTTCGAGATCAGCACCAGACGGACATTCGAGGGGTTGCGTTAG
- the nuoH gene encoding NADH-quinone oxidoreductase subunit NuoH, which produces MFSFLDFLNQEPFRFIVGLAGVLFLTLNLSAILVMSERKTAGYIQLRYGPNRVGPRGLFQPLADILKLFTKENLSPARADLWIFLAAPIAMFIPVAIVWMTVPFTERSVIADMNIALLFFVAITSIGALGVIMAGYGSRSTFSLLGALRGAAQMISYEVPLILSLLGVIMITGSLSLVDVVNGQSGGFWHWYVWPQLPMFLIFYMSAIAEAKRVPFDLPEGESEIVGGYMVEYSGMTWGLIQASEFAGMGLMSGIVATVFLGGWQPPLPFMDLGVFNWFWFGMKAAIIMFTFQWIRWSVPRLRMDQLMDFGWKVLVPGALIWLFVTAAWMAIF; this is translated from the coding sequence TTGTTTAGCTTTCTCGACTTTCTGAACCAGGAGCCCTTCCGCTTCATAGTCGGCCTTGCCGGCGTGCTCTTTCTGACGCTGAACCTCTCGGCGATACTCGTAATGAGCGAGCGCAAGACCGCCGGGTACATACAGCTCCGGTACGGGCCGAACCGGGTAGGGCCGCGGGGGCTTTTCCAGCCACTCGCCGACATACTGAAGCTGTTTACCAAGGAGAATCTCTCCCCGGCGCGGGCGGACCTGTGGATCTTCCTCGCCGCCCCGATAGCCATGTTCATCCCGGTGGCGATAGTGTGGATGACGGTCCCGTTTACGGAACGTTCCGTAATCGCCGACATGAACATCGCGCTGCTGTTCTTCGTGGCGATCACCTCCATAGGGGCTCTGGGTGTAATCATGGCCGGCTACGGCAGCCGCTCGACGTTCTCGCTGCTCGGCGCCCTGCGCGGGGCGGCGCAGATGATCTCCTACGAGGTGCCGCTGATCCTGAGTCTGCTCGGGGTCATCATGATCACGGGCAGCCTCTCACTGGTTGATGTGGTGAACGGCCAGAGCGGCGGATTCTGGCACTGGTACGTGTGGCCGCAGCTGCCGATGTTCCTCATCTTCTACATGTCCGCCATAGCGGAGGCAAAGCGCGTCCCGTTCGACCTGCCCGAGGGCGAGAGTGAGATCGTGGGCGGCTACATGGTCGAGTACTCGGGCATGACCTGGGGGCTCATACAGGCCTCGGAGTTTGCCGGGATGGGACTCATGAGCGGCATCGTAGCGACGGTCTTCCTGGGCGGGTGGCAGCCGCCACTGCCTTTCATGGACCTCGGAGTGTTCAACTGGTTCTGGTTCGGCATGAAGGCGGCGATCATAATGTTCACCTTCCAGTGGATCCGGTGGAGCGTGCCGCGTCTGCGCATGGATCAGCTCATGGACTTTGGCTGGAAGGTGCTCGTGCCGGGCGCGCTCATCTGGCTGTTCGTGACCGCCGCGTGGATGGCTATCTTCTAG